In Bythopirellula goksoeyrii, a single window of DNA contains:
- a CDS encoding class I SAM-dependent methyltransferase encodes MTEFSDYHWLVSDEARPWITTAAESDLPSHRLVENLRRSLSTERVRLVVEQVGLREKASEKFGSLARQMFFTDRALQQATDLSIARHKAQRFSEGGEIVDYCCGIGGDMLALAERGSVVGVDRDPIMAILADANLRVWKLDKSASMKTATSEECPPTIGSRWHLDPDRRVDGRRSTHPEFHSPSESTIDSWLEASPHGAIKFAPAAVLSHNWQEQAELEWITRARSCRQLVAWFGELAESPGMRRATVIQNQGLEFQTASFVGDPLCEAPLAESISDYVFDTDPSIRASRLTGALAVELGCEALFPGEAYLTANHAGNSPLTSCFKVIDALPFRVPKLAKYLQSLGIGELEIKTRGVSTSPEELRKRLKLVGDRNTTLLVTRQRKKEIAILAERYEATGVTDGHVSE; translated from the coding sequence TTGACTGAATTTTCCGATTATCACTGGTTGGTTAGCGATGAGGCACGTCCATGGATCACAACGGCAGCCGAGTCCGACCTGCCGTCGCATCGGCTTGTCGAAAACTTGCGTAGGTCGCTCTCCACAGAGCGTGTTCGGCTGGTTGTCGAGCAAGTAGGCTTGCGCGAAAAAGCCTCCGAAAAGTTTGGCTCGCTTGCCAGGCAGATGTTTTTTACGGACCGTGCCCTTCAGCAGGCGACGGATCTTTCCATCGCCAGACACAAAGCACAGAGGTTCTCCGAAGGGGGCGAGATCGTCGATTACTGCTGCGGTATTGGTGGCGATATGTTAGCTCTTGCCGAGCGAGGATCGGTTGTCGGTGTGGACCGGGATCCTATCATGGCGATTCTAGCGGATGCGAATCTCCGCGTCTGGAAACTAGACAAGTCGGCATCTATGAAAACTGCAACGTCTGAAGAGTGTCCGCCAACAATCGGCTCTCGATGGCATCTCGATCCCGACCGCCGCGTGGATGGCCGCCGCTCGACACACCCAGAGTTCCATTCTCCCAGTGAGAGTACGATTGATAGCTGGCTGGAAGCCTCGCCTCATGGGGCGATAAAGTTTGCTCCTGCTGCCGTGTTATCACACAACTGGCAAGAGCAGGCTGAATTGGAATGGATCACTCGCGCGAGAAGTTGCCGGCAATTGGTGGCTTGGTTTGGTGAATTGGCAGAATCCCCTGGTATGAGACGGGCTACAGTCATTCAAAATCAAGGCTTGGAGTTCCAGACGGCATCGTTTGTCGGTGATCCCCTTTGTGAGGCACCGCTGGCGGAAAGCATCTCTGATTATGTTTTCGACACCGATCCCTCTATTCGAGCTTCAAGATTGACCGGTGCGTTGGCGGTGGAGCTAGGATGTGAGGCTCTGTTTCCTGGGGAAGCCTATCTGACAGCGAATCATGCCGGCAATTCTCCGCTGACGAGCTGTTTTAAAGTGATCGATGCCTTGCCTTTCAGAGTGCCGAAACTGGCCAAATATTTGCAATCGCTGGGTATTGGAGAGTTGGAGATCAAGACGAGGGGTGTTTCGACGAGCCCCGAGGAACTTCGGAAGCGACTTAAGTTGGTCGGCGACCGGAACACGACGTTACTCGTCACACGGCAACGAAAGAAAGAAATCGCAATTTTGGCTGAGAGATACGAAGCGACAGGGGTAACAGACGGGCATGTCTCTGAGTAG
- a CDS encoding sugar phosphate isomerase/epimerase family protein: protein MKLAFSSNAYMQFSIEETIRRIAAIGYRGIELLADVPHAWPAGLLPERREAIRQALSDQGLTISNINAFMMNAVADPRQPYWHPGWTDPDPHYRAIRREHTKRALQLAADLGAPHITTEPGGLLTDDQTRQGAADIFYEELMPCVEEASKLDVGLLIEPEPELFIERFDEYLEFVERVDAPIVGLNFDVGHAYCVSEEPQDWVPKMAEHTRHYHFEDIAPTRVHQHLIPGHGAIDFPETLKAIAQSGYSGWLTVELYPYIDSPDEAASAAHAFLSETMQSLGLAEPVL from the coding sequence GTGAAGCTTGCTTTTAGTTCCAATGCCTACATGCAGTTTTCGATTGAGGAGACGATCCGTCGCATTGCGGCAATTGGATATCGTGGCATCGAATTGCTGGCAGATGTTCCTCATGCCTGGCCTGCAGGGCTACTTCCAGAACGCCGGGAGGCGATTCGACAGGCACTTTCTGACCAGGGCCTTACGATTTCCAACATTAACGCATTTATGATGAATGCCGTCGCGGACCCTCGTCAGCCCTATTGGCATCCGGGCTGGACAGATCCCGATCCCCATTATCGTGCTATCCGGCGGGAGCATACCAAGCGAGCTCTGCAGTTGGCGGCTGACTTGGGAGCACCGCATATCACGACCGAGCCTGGGGGCTTGCTTACGGACGATCAAACTCGACAGGGGGCGGCTGATATTTTTTACGAGGAGTTGATGCCATGTGTGGAGGAGGCAAGCAAACTCGACGTGGGACTCTTGATCGAGCCGGAACCGGAACTGTTTATTGAACGGTTTGATGAATATCTGGAGTTTGTCGAACGTGTGGATGCCCCGATCGTCGGACTGAATTTCGATGTGGGGCATGCCTACTGTGTGAGCGAAGAGCCCCAAGATTGGGTGCCAAAGATGGCGGAGCATACTCGCCATTATCACTTCGAAGACATCGCCCCTACTCGCGTGCATCAACATTTGATTCCTGGACATGGGGCCATCGATTTCCCTGAGACACTCAAGGCTATTGCCCAATCAGGTTACTCGGGTTGGCTCACCGTGGAACTTTACCCTTACATTGACTCCCCAGATGAAGCGGCGAGTGCGGCCCATGCCTTCTTAAGCGAGACGATGCAATCCCTTGGCTTGGCGGAGCCAGTTCTTTAA
- a CDS encoding UbiA family prenyltransferase gives MSRAGIDWRAWWQLLRAANVFTAMSNVIAGFLLVQRDWQPLGPLLLLILSSVCLYEAGMVLNDVFDAELDAVERPERPIPSGRISKENAYWVGLVLLGGGNIAALFASVTIGQYLPIMFAIALSWKIWSYNAWEKSTSWGPLAMSTCRGLNVLLGASIATSLVGGVIMAGFLVGGVCFHTYGLTLISRSEAGSLKHIELTTGIGVVIAGLAWIAALPFTIGDLGIPVVAWFGVCILLLIIELLLARQLLTNPSQSCIRQTVGTLILMFIPLDAAASALAAGWSAGFCVLLLLLPVRLLSRWTGQT, from the coding sequence ATGTCGCGCGCTGGGATCGATTGGCGTGCGTGGTGGCAGTTGTTGCGGGCGGCCAATGTGTTTACCGCGATGTCAAACGTCATCGCGGGATTTTTGCTCGTGCAGCGCGATTGGCAGCCACTGGGGCCACTACTGTTGCTGATTCTCTCTTCGGTTTGTCTTTACGAAGCGGGGATGGTACTCAATGATGTGTTTGATGCCGAGTTGGATGCCGTCGAGCGTCCGGAGCGACCGATTCCCTCGGGGCGAATCAGCAAAGAGAATGCCTATTGGGTTGGTTTGGTATTGCTTGGGGGAGGAAACATCGCAGCACTTTTCGCCAGTGTAACGATTGGCCAATATCTACCGATTATGTTCGCTATTGCATTGTCTTGGAAAATCTGGAGTTACAATGCGTGGGAGAAATCGACAAGTTGGGGGCCCTTGGCCATGAGTACTTGCAGGGGACTCAATGTACTCTTGGGTGCCAGTATTGCAACTTCGCTTGTTGGAGGAGTAATCATGGCGGGTTTCTTGGTGGGAGGAGTCTGCTTCCACACGTACGGTCTGACACTAATCTCTCGCAGCGAAGCAGGTTCGCTTAAACATATCGAACTAACTACAGGTATCGGAGTGGTCATTGCGGGCCTTGCATGGATTGCAGCTTTGCCGTTCACAATTGGGGATTTAGGAATTCCAGTTGTCGCATGGTTTGGGGTTTGTATTTTGCTGCTAATCATTGAACTCTTGCTCGCACGTCAACTGTTGACCAATCCGAGTCAAAGTTGCATTCGTCAAACTGTCGGGACACTGATCTTGATGTTTATCCCTTTAGATGCGGCGGCAAGTGCATTGGCGGCAGGGTGGTCAGCGGGATTCTGTGTTTTATTGCTACTCCTGCCGGTTCGCTTGCTTAGCCGTTGGACTGGTCAGACTTGA
- a CDS encoding alkaline phosphatase family protein: protein MPEYVVLLSVPGLRRKDLEHMPRLRALTEGGDCAELVPSFPGVTCCVQANMTTGLPPNEHGVVANGFYFRDKEECEMWIAPNSCIQRPQLWDIMHGHDSRLTAAAWFPLHSVGCGADVVCWPAPKHNPDGSESLWCYSKPEPLYTELLERHGHFPLQHFWGPFANIKSTQWVVTTAIEAAEKFRPNLFYAYLAHLDYAAQKEGPDSPAAVRALGDLDSEIGRLDEGFARAYQGSEPLWLVASEYVITPVEHVSYPNRMLREAGLLTVGLEEGREQLDFGASRAWALVDHQFSHVFVKDHDPQVCRKVFDLLSNCDGIADVLSHDELEKVDLKHPLSGDLVVISEPNSWQAYYWWLDDCLAPGFARAVDIHRKPGYDPVEMFWDPNAKGIPLDASLVKGSHGAPAKTAEQRGVLLSSQRGVFVERPLADTDVADVVLRQFGI, encoded by the coding sequence ATGCCTGAATACGTCGTTTTACTTTCCGTGCCGGGTCTACGTAGAAAAGACTTAGAACACATGCCTCGCCTTCGCGCACTCACCGAGGGTGGAGATTGTGCAGAATTGGTGCCGAGTTTCCCCGGGGTAACATGCTGTGTCCAAGCGAATATGACGACAGGCCTGCCGCCGAATGAACATGGCGTAGTGGCCAATGGCTTCTATTTTCGCGACAAAGAAGAATGTGAAATGTGGATTGCGCCCAATAGCTGTATTCAGCGGCCACAACTCTGGGACATCATGCATGGGCACGACTCGCGACTTACAGCGGCAGCTTGGTTTCCGCTGCACAGCGTTGGCTGTGGTGCCGACGTCGTTTGCTGGCCGGCGCCGAAACATAATCCCGATGGGAGCGAATCCCTCTGGTGCTATTCCAAGCCCGAGCCGCTTTATACAGAGCTACTGGAAAGACATGGGCATTTTCCTCTACAGCACTTTTGGGGGCCTTTTGCTAACATTAAATCAACCCAGTGGGTTGTCACCACGGCAATCGAGGCCGCCGAGAAGTTTCGACCAAACTTGTTTTATGCCTATCTCGCGCATCTGGACTATGCGGCTCAGAAAGAAGGCCCTGACAGCCCGGCCGCGGTGCGAGCATTGGGCGATTTGGATTCCGAGATCGGTCGGCTTGACGAAGGGTTTGCAAGAGCCTATCAGGGGAGTGAGCCGCTGTGGCTGGTGGCTAGCGAATACGTGATCACACCGGTTGAGCACGTGTCCTATCCCAATCGAATGCTGAGGGAGGCAGGTCTCCTCACAGTTGGGCTCGAAGAAGGCCGCGAGCAGCTCGACTTTGGGGCAAGTAGGGCATGGGCTTTGGTCGATCATCAGTTTTCGCATGTATTTGTTAAGGATCATGATCCGCAGGTCTGCCGCAAGGTGTTTGATCTGCTGAGCAATTGCGATGGCATTGCCGACGTGCTAAGCCATGATGAGCTAGAGAAAGTTGATCTTAAACATCCGCTCTCTGGTGATCTGGTAGTCATCTCCGAACCAAACAGTTGGCAAGCATACTATTGGTGGCTGGACGATTGTCTTGCACCAGGTTTTGCTCGCGCGGTCGATATTCACCGCAAACCGGGTTACGATCCTGTCGAAATGTTTTGGGATCCCAATGCCAAAGGTATCCCTCTGGACGCGAGCCTAGTAAAGGGCAGCCATGGTGCGCCGGCAAAAACTGCCGAGCAGCGAGGGGTGTTGCTTTCGTCTCAACGAGGCGTTTTCGTCGAACGACCTCTGGCAGATACCGACGTGGCAGACGTCGTTCTGCGTCAATTTGGCATCTAA
- a CDS encoding DUF6690 family protein yields the protein MFSRVLGIPVLLGAAVAIPYVQSNGTKSIADLWEATQTSSEVNTDSELTGTARNRKSNPSPQGPGSELYPIETPLEGIESISLDQVFRFDVTKEWVYQHWARKSTALSELGLYGVRIPLVTGTQLTDIAGSLTYFFDPSGRVQKITFKGNTGDTTQLVMLAVRRYGLQPQYNIVAGEQLFQTKSDRGVISELRTKPSAVLWSSSPHNSFAVDFQLQPPGAMTPLPVQQAPLPEVNTPTEPQLTAEEAAKKAHEETAAEQLAAKKELQESFNRFFPRSRVPEEQIKNLDTLERY from the coding sequence ATGTTCTCCCGCGTCTTAGGAATCCCCGTGCTGCTCGGGGCCGCTGTCGCCATTCCCTATGTTCAATCCAACGGCACCAAGAGTATTGCCGATTTGTGGGAAGCCACGCAAACGAGTTCTGAGGTAAACACCGATAGTGAGCTAACAGGAACAGCACGAAACCGAAAAAGCAATCCTTCACCACAAGGGCCAGGTTCCGAACTCTATCCGATCGAGACCCCTCTGGAAGGAATCGAAAGCATCTCACTCGATCAGGTATTTCGTTTTGATGTGACCAAAGAATGGGTTTATCAACATTGGGCACGCAAGTCGACCGCCCTCTCCGAATTAGGATTGTACGGAGTTAGGATTCCGCTGGTTACTGGAACCCAACTCACGGATATCGCTGGTTCGTTGACCTATTTCTTCGATCCTTCCGGGCGGGTGCAAAAAATCACGTTTAAAGGGAACACGGGTGACACTACCCAGTTGGTGATGCTGGCCGTACGTCGTTATGGACTCCAGCCGCAATACAATATAGTAGCAGGGGAGCAGTTGTTCCAAACCAAGAGTGACCGCGGCGTCATAAGCGAACTTAGAACCAAGCCTTCTGCAGTCCTTTGGTCGAGTTCGCCCCACAATAGTTTTGCCGTTGATTTTCAATTGCAGCCTCCCGGTGCGATGACGCCGCTTCCGGTCCAGCAAGCACCGCTTCCGGAGGTAAATACTCCGACCGAACCACAGCTAACGGCCGAAGAAGCAGCCAAGAAGGCCCACGAAGAAACTGCAGCAGAGCAACTGGCTGCCAAGAAGGAACTCCAGGAGTCTTTCAATCGATTCTTCCCACGCAGTCGGGTGCCAGAGGAACAGATCAAGAACCTGGATACCCTCGAGAGGTATTAG
- a CDS encoding HEAT repeat domain-containing protein, protein MKSPLELTFEVLANSRNESANEVLLTAFQWENGPLFIESLKTILARRNKEAHTAVLQRWHELGEPERQLILKSHSRISGALRDAILSEDSLLFTNACQVVEHIEDYDLVPNLVALSEHTTSPHAKEAAALVLRLTERLSALLKKTKKQNETRDPRVYRKSVLECLKRSLERYRYHKRPELLEAFSQICESNDEFLLTILDDPHHPCFKDMSHAFASSANSAVIDLLLKMLQGEKVPATILSIVSYRTDRKFICRMLEYCDQAKSTPLSRSLKRLRSLSWLNVPSNRLSTFCEADQVLCVHMLSASGVSPDAVLDSLEELLLAGEPAGRAAACEALAEFPGDHTNHLILQAVYDTSPPVQAAATRQLRDRHIPGTMPLLSDLLDGPHEEVRNAAREALAEFSFENFVKNYDNLSEEARQTTGSFVQRVDEEYLALLKNELSAQGVKPRLRAIEIAQLLEVVPFVVDDLLTLLTDNDHVVRAAAAEALKYWPVPEVQAALEIAALDRSGTVQNAARNSLAVFGSFEQPTSPDLVEARQ, encoded by the coding sequence ATGAAATCCCCTCTTGAATTAACTTTTGAAGTCCTAGCCAACAGTCGCAACGAGTCGGCCAATGAGGTGCTTCTCACGGCATTTCAATGGGAAAATGGACCGCTGTTTATCGAGTCACTCAAGACGATTCTGGCTCGTCGCAACAAGGAAGCGCATACGGCAGTTCTGCAGCGCTGGCACGAATTGGGTGAGCCCGAGCGACAATTGATACTTAAGTCGCATAGCAGAATATCGGGGGCCCTTCGTGATGCGATACTGAGTGAGGATTCATTGCTGTTCACAAACGCCTGTCAAGTCGTTGAACATATTGAAGATTATGACCTCGTTCCTAACCTGGTAGCTCTCTCCGAACATACAACGAGTCCTCACGCCAAAGAGGCCGCTGCTCTCGTACTGCGACTGACGGAAAGGCTGAGCGCACTACTAAAGAAAACTAAAAAGCAAAACGAGACTCGTGATCCGCGCGTATATCGCAAGAGCGTCCTCGAATGCCTTAAGCGAAGTTTGGAACGCTATCGCTATCACAAGAGGCCAGAGCTATTGGAAGCGTTTTCGCAGATTTGCGAATCCAATGACGAGTTCCTCCTCACGATCCTCGACGACCCGCATCACCCGTGCTTCAAAGACATGTCGCATGCATTTGCGTCAAGCGCCAACTCCGCGGTCATCGACTTGCTATTGAAGATGCTTCAAGGCGAAAAGGTTCCGGCAACCATCTTGAGCATCGTCTCCTATCGTACCGACCGCAAATTCATTTGCCGAATGCTTGAGTATTGCGATCAAGCGAAGTCAACACCTCTCTCTCGAAGTCTCAAGAGGCTGCGGAGCCTTTCGTGGCTTAATGTCCCTTCGAATCGCCTTTCGACGTTTTGCGAAGCAGACCAAGTACTGTGTGTCCATATGCTCAGCGCTTCTGGCGTTTCCCCGGATGCAGTACTCGATTCACTCGAGGAGCTACTGCTCGCGGGCGAGCCAGCAGGACGAGCAGCTGCTTGCGAGGCCCTTGCGGAGTTTCCAGGCGACCATACCAATCATTTGATTCTGCAAGCTGTCTACGACACTTCGCCCCCGGTGCAGGCTGCTGCCACGCGGCAATTGCGAGACCGGCACATACCTGGCACGATGCCGTTGCTTTCAGATCTGCTCGATGGACCCCATGAAGAAGTTCGCAACGCGGCGCGCGAGGCATTGGCTGAATTCTCCTTCGAGAACTTCGTCAAGAATTACGATAACTTGAGCGAAGAAGCCCGCCAGACTACGGGAAGTTTTGTGCAAAGAGTCGATGAGGAATATCTCGCGCTGTTGAAGAATGAACTCTCTGCCCAAGGGGTCAAGCCCCGACTACGGGCGATCGAAATCGCACAGCTCTTGGAGGTGGTACCGTTTGTTGTGGACGACTTGCTAACGCTGCTCACTGACAATGACCACGTTGTACGTGCCGCAGCGGCAGAGGCGCTCAAGTATTGGCCGGTACCCGAGGTGCAGGCAGCACTTGAGATAGCTGCCCTCGACCGCAGCGGAACCGTGCAGAATGCTGCAAGAAATAGCCTAGCCGTGTTTGGCAGTTTTGAGCAGCCCACATCACCAGATCTGGTGGAGGCGCGACAATGA
- a CDS encoding sugar phosphate isomerase/epimerase family protein: protein MYLGYNTNGLAHHSLPAAIELLAEIGYRSVAITLDHAALNPYDPHFESELREISDLLVEHNLRSTIETGARFLLDPRHKHQPTLLCSKGEGRPLRVEFLRHAVDIAAALRSDCVSLWSGVLPVGDTAADGMAHLAESLHPVLDYAGRHGVRLGFEPEPDMLIDRMDRYAELLTLIDSPFMKLTLDVGHVHCLEENSIPDVIAEWHERIVNIHIEDMHRGVHEHLMFGEGEIDFPSVVAALKEVEYDGPLHVELSRHSHLGPTAARQAYDFLNPLIDNHA from the coding sequence ATGTACCTTGGATACAACACAAATGGATTGGCACACCATAGCTTGCCTGCGGCAATCGAACTGTTAGCAGAGATTGGGTACCGGAGTGTGGCCATCACGCTGGATCATGCCGCACTGAATCCCTACGATCCCCATTTTGAATCCGAACTCCGTGAGATAAGCGACTTGCTGGTAGAACACAACTTGCGATCGACGATCGAAACAGGGGCCCGATTCCTCTTAGATCCTCGTCATAAGCATCAACCGACGTTGCTTTGCTCGAAAGGGGAGGGGAGACCACTACGTGTTGAATTCTTGCGCCATGCGGTCGATATTGCAGCAGCGCTCCGAAGCGACTGCGTCTCGCTTTGGTCGGGTGTATTGCCTGTGGGAGACACTGCGGCGGACGGCATGGCACATCTGGCGGAGAGTTTGCATCCGGTACTCGACTATGCAGGACGGCATGGAGTGCGGCTAGGGTTTGAACCAGAGCCTGATATGTTGATCGACAGGATGGACCGATATGCAGAGCTTCTCACCTTGATTGATTCGCCGTTCATGAAGCTCACCCTCGACGTAGGGCATGTCCATTGCCTGGAAGAGAACTCCATTCCAGATGTCATTGCTGAGTGGCACGAGCGAATCGTCAATATACACATCGAAGACATGCACCGTGGAGTGCATGAGCACCTGATGTTTGGCGAGGGTGAAATAGATTTCCCGTCGGTTGTCGCCGCATTAAAGGAAGTTGAGTATGATGGCCCCCTGCATGTGGAACTGAGTCGCCATAGCCATCTGGGCCCTACTGCCGCAAGACAAGCGTATGATTTCCTCAACCCCCTGATCGATAACCATGCCTGA
- a CDS encoding TatD family hydrolase: MYYIDPHIHMVSRTTDDYETLAKMGCIALSEPAFWAGYDRGSVDGFRDYFRQLTDFESCRAASYGIQHFTWLCINAKEAENVELSREVIAMIPKFLDSPGVLGIGEIGLNKNTRNEAVVFLEHIDLAMRTDEQILIHTPHLEDKYQGTRMILDMLMGDSRINRQRVLVDHVEEHTIRPVLENGFWAGMTLYPVSKCTPARAVDMVEIYGPERLLVNSAGDWGPSKPTAVPDFILEMRRRGHSEELIRRIVYDNPVNFFGQSRGFDFKPPC; the protein is encoded by the coding sequence GTGTACTACATCGATCCCCATATTCACATGGTTTCCCGAACCACGGACGACTACGAAACGCTTGCCAAAATGGGATGCATTGCCCTGAGTGAACCCGCCTTTTGGGCAGGGTACGATCGAGGTAGCGTCGACGGTTTTCGCGATTATTTTCGCCAGCTTACGGATTTCGAATCCTGCCGAGCAGCCAGCTACGGCATTCAGCATTTCACTTGGCTATGCATCAATGCGAAAGAAGCCGAAAATGTTGAACTCTCACGCGAAGTGATCGCCATGATCCCCAAGTTTCTCGATTCTCCAGGCGTGCTAGGTATTGGAGAGATCGGACTGAATAAAAACACCCGCAACGAAGCAGTCGTGTTTCTAGAGCACATCGATCTAGCCATGAGGACCGATGAGCAGATCCTGATCCATACGCCTCATCTGGAAGACAAGTATCAAGGTACCCGCATGATTCTGGACATGCTCATGGGGGATAGTCGCATCAATCGGCAGCGTGTGCTAGTCGATCATGTCGAAGAACATACGATCCGCCCCGTGCTGGAAAACGGCTTTTGGGCGGGGATGACGCTCTACCCGGTAAGCAAATGCACACCGGCCCGAGCTGTGGACATGGTCGAAATCTACGGTCCCGAACGACTCTTGGTAAACTCTGCCGGGGACTGGGGCCCGTCCAAACCGACCGCAGTCCCCGACTTTATTTTAGAAATGCGGCGCCGCGGTCATAGCGAGGAGCTCATTCGTAGGATCGTCTACGACAACCCAGTCAATTTCTTCGGCCAAAGCCGCGGTTTCGATTTCAAACCACCCTGCTGA